One stretch of Chryseobacterium sp. LJ668 DNA includes these proteins:
- a CDS encoding Dph6-related ATP pyrophosphatase: protein MKPKAIFNWSSGKDSALALYKIVKENKFDITTLLTSINKDYQRISMHGVPVSLLEKQAESLGFPLIKMELPKEPSMEEYQQIMSETMSKIKSYGITYAIFGDIFLEDLRKYREDQLKTIGMKAVFPLWKRNTSELINEFLDLGFKTIITCVNETYLDESFAGRIIDNDLIKDLPKNVDPCGENGEFHTFTFDGPIFKNPIKFEIGDNVKKTYPKPKSGDNQDDGEYVFWFCDLVQK, encoded by the coding sequence ATGAAACCAAAAGCCATCTTCAACTGGAGCAGCGGAAAAGATTCTGCGCTTGCCTTATATAAAATTGTAAAGGAAAATAAGTTTGACATAACAACCCTTTTGACAAGTATCAATAAAGATTATCAGCGAATTTCGATGCATGGTGTTCCTGTCTCATTATTGGAAAAACAAGCTGAAAGTTTAGGTTTCCCTTTAATTAAAATGGAACTTCCGAAAGAACCCTCGATGGAAGAATATCAGCAGATTATGTCTGAAACAATGTCAAAAATTAAATCTTACGGTATCACTTATGCTATTTTTGGAGATATTTTCTTGGAAGATTTAAGGAAATACAGAGAAGATCAGTTAAAAACAATTGGGATGAAAGCTGTTTTTCCTCTGTGGAAACGAAATACTTCGGAACTCATCAACGAATTTTTAGATCTCGGTTTTAAAACTATTATCACATGCGTCAACGAGACCTATTTGGATGAAAGTTTTGCGGGAAGAATTATTGATAATGATCTCATTAAAGATCTTCCTAAAAATGTTGATCCTTGCGGAGAAAACGGAGAATTTCACACTTTTACTTTTGACGGACCGATTTTTAAAAATCCGATTAAGTTTGAAATTGGAGACAATGTAAAAAAAACGTATCCCAAGCCGAAGTCTGGCGACAATCAGGACGATGGAGAATATGTTTTCTGGTTTTGTGATTTGGTTCAGAAATAA